Proteins from a genomic interval of Bacilli bacterium:
- a CDS encoding YcnI family protein: MRKMSAALIGCVCLFLALGGTAFAHVKVYPGETMQGAYEKFTVRVPSEKDGNTVKVELKIPEDVDVSRVEPKDGWKYELVKDENGKITAIVWTAVGRGLSVTEFAEFNIQGKVSSTAGKLVWKAIQTYSDHSTVEWAGAEDSDTPASVTMVRTKSDAAARENSNKAPLAVSLSLIFSLVA, encoded by the coding sequence ATGCGCAAAATGTCGGCAGCGCTGATCGGATGCGTGTGCCTGTTTCTGGCACTCGGGGGGACGGCATTTGCCCACGTCAAAGTTTATCCCGGCGAAACGATGCAGGGAGCATATGAAAAATTTACGGTAAGGGTGCCAAGCGAGAAAGACGGCAATACCGTCAAGGTAGAACTGAAAATTCCCGAGGATGTGGACGTCAGCAGGGTGGAGCCGAAAGATGGCTGGAAATATGAATTGGTCAAGGACGAAAACGGGAAAATTACCGCCATCGTTTGGACTGCCGTTGGAAGAGGCTTGTCCGTAACGGAATTTGCGGAGTTCAACATCCAGGGCAAGGTAAGCAGCACTGCCGGGAAATTGGTTTGGAAGGCGATTCAGACGTACAGCGATCATTCTACGGTGGAATGGGCGGGAGCGGAAGACTCCGATACCCCCGCTTCCGTTACGATGGTTCGGACGAAATCGGATGCGGCGGCGCGGGAAAACTCCAATAAAGCGCCGCTTGCCGTAAGCCTTTCGCTAATCTTTTCTCTCGTCGCC